Proteins found in one Takifugu rubripes chromosome 15, fTakRub1.2, whole genome shotgun sequence genomic segment:
- the smad9 gene encoding mothers against decapentaplegic homolog 9 isoform X1 has translation MNSTASITSLFSFTSPAVKRLLGWKQGDEEEKWAEKAVDSLVKKLKKKKGAMEELEKALSCPGQPSKCVTIPRSLDGRLQVSHRKGLPHVIYCRVWRWPDLQSHHELKALDCCEFPFGSKQKDICVNPYHYRRVETPVLPPVLVPRHSEFNPQHSLLAKFRNTSLHEPLMPQNATYPDSFPPLPCSSFSTSPSSSLARSPSTHSYPDSPNSSAEPGSPYHIAGRAFPAETPPPPYSMMETSPQEDVKPGNATETIKLTFSAPHRDLRPVCYEEPEYWCSVAYYELNSRVGETFHASSRSVLVDGFTDPSNNKNRFCLGLLSNVNRNSTIEHTRRHIGKGLHLYYVGGEVYAECLSDSSIFVQSRNCNFQHGFHPTTVCKIPSGCSLKIFNNQLFAQLLAQSVNHGFEVVYELTKMCTIRMSFVKGWGAEYHRQDVTSTPCWIEVHLHGPLQWLDKVLTQMGSPHNPISSVS, from the exons ATGAACTCCACCGCCTCCATTACGTCGCTGTTCTCCTTCACCAGCCCAGCGGTGAAGCGTCTGCTCGGCTGGAAACAGGGCGACGAGGAGGAGAAGTGGGCCGAGAAGGCGGTGGACTCGCTGGTGAAGAagctaaagaagaagaagggggcgatggaagagctggagaaagCCCTCAGCTGTCCCGGGCAGCCCA GCAAGTGTGTGACCATTCCTCGCTCCCTGGACGGCCGGCTGCAGGTGTCCCACAGGAAGGGGCTGCCCCACGTCATCTACTGCCGGGTGTGGCGCTGGCCCGACCTGCAGTCCCACCACGAGCTGAAGGCGCTGGACTGCTGCGAGTTCCCCTTCGGCTCCAAGCAGAAGGACATCTGCGTCAACCCGTACCACTACAGACGGGTGGAGACTCCCG TGCTGCCGCCGGTTCTGGTCCCACGCCACAGTGAGTTCAACCCGCAGCATAGCTTGCTGGCAAAGTTTAGGAACACCTCCCTGCACGAGCCGCTGATGCCCCAGAACGCCACCTACCCAGACTCCTTCCCCcctctgccctgctcctccttctccacctccccctcctcttccctggcTCGGTCTCCCTCCACCCACAGTTACCCCGACTCCCCCAACAGCTCTGCGGAGCCCGGCAGTCCGTATCACATCGCAG GGCGGGCTTTCCCAGCCGAAACCCCCCCGCCTCCTTACAGTATGATGGAGACCAGTCCTCAGGAGGACGTGAAGCCAGGAAACGCCACAGAAACCATCAAACTCACATTTTCAGCTCCTCACAGAG ACCTGCGGCCGGTGTGTTACGAAGAACCCGAGTACTGGTGTTCGGTGGCCTACTACGAGCTCAACAGCCGGGTGGGGGAGACTTTCCACGCCTCGTCGCGCAGCGTCCTCGTGGACGGCTTCACCGACCCCTCCAACAACAAGAACCGCTTCTGCCTCGGCCTGCTGTCCAACGTCAATCGCAACTCCACCATCGAGCACACGCGCAGGCACATCGGCaaag GGCTGCACCTGTACTACGTGGGCGGGGAGGTGTACGCCGAGTGCCTCAGCGACAGCAGCATCTTCGTCCAGAGCCGCAACTGCAACTTCCAGCATGGCTTCCATCCCACCACCGTCTGCAAGATTCCCAGCGGCTGCAGCCTCAAGATATTTAACAACCAGCTGTTCGCCCAGCTCCTCGCCCAGTCCGTCAACCACGGCTTCGAGGTCGTCTACGAGCTCACAAAGATGTGCACCATCCGCATGAGCTTCGTGAAG GGATGGGGTGCCGAATACCACCGTCAAGATGTGaccagcaccccctgctggataGAGGTGCACCTGCACGGCCCCCTGCAGTGGCTGGACAAGGTCCTCACACAGATGGGCTCCCCCCACAATCCCATTTCTTCAGTGTCATAA
- the smad9 gene encoding mothers against decapentaplegic homolog 9 isoform X2 — MNSTASITSLFSFTSPAVKRLLGWKQGDEEEKWAEKAVDSLVKKLKKKKGAMEELEKALSCPGQPSKCVTIPRSLDGRLQVSHRKGLPHVIYCRVWRWPDLQSHHELKALDCCEFPFGSKQKDICVNPYHYRRVETPVLPPVLVPRHSEFNPQHSLLAKFRNTSLHEPLMPQNATYPDSFPPLPCSSFSTSPSSSLARSPSTHSYPDSPNSSAEPGSPYHIAAETPPPPYSMMETSPQEDVKPGNATETIKLTFSAPHRDLRPVCYEEPEYWCSVAYYELNSRVGETFHASSRSVLVDGFTDPSNNKNRFCLGLLSNVNRNSTIEHTRRHIGKGLHLYYVGGEVYAECLSDSSIFVQSRNCNFQHGFHPTTVCKIPSGCSLKIFNNQLFAQLLAQSVNHGFEVVYELTKMCTIRMSFVKGWGAEYHRQDVTSTPCWIEVHLHGPLQWLDKVLTQMGSPHNPISSVS; from the exons ATGAACTCCACCGCCTCCATTACGTCGCTGTTCTCCTTCACCAGCCCAGCGGTGAAGCGTCTGCTCGGCTGGAAACAGGGCGACGAGGAGGAGAAGTGGGCCGAGAAGGCGGTGGACTCGCTGGTGAAGAagctaaagaagaagaagggggcgatggaagagctggagaaagCCCTCAGCTGTCCCGGGCAGCCCA GCAAGTGTGTGACCATTCCTCGCTCCCTGGACGGCCGGCTGCAGGTGTCCCACAGGAAGGGGCTGCCCCACGTCATCTACTGCCGGGTGTGGCGCTGGCCCGACCTGCAGTCCCACCACGAGCTGAAGGCGCTGGACTGCTGCGAGTTCCCCTTCGGCTCCAAGCAGAAGGACATCTGCGTCAACCCGTACCACTACAGACGGGTGGAGACTCCCG TGCTGCCGCCGGTTCTGGTCCCACGCCACAGTGAGTTCAACCCGCAGCATAGCTTGCTGGCAAAGTTTAGGAACACCTCCCTGCACGAGCCGCTGATGCCCCAGAACGCCACCTACCCAGACTCCTTCCCCcctctgccctgctcctccttctccacctccccctcctcttccctggcTCGGTCTCCCTCCACCCACAGTTACCCCGACTCCCCCAACAGCTCTGCGGAGCCCGGCAGTCCGTATCACATCGCAG CCGAAACCCCCCCGCCTCCTTACAGTATGATGGAGACCAGTCCTCAGGAGGACGTGAAGCCAGGAAACGCCACAGAAACCATCAAACTCACATTTTCAGCTCCTCACAGAG ACCTGCGGCCGGTGTGTTACGAAGAACCCGAGTACTGGTGTTCGGTGGCCTACTACGAGCTCAACAGCCGGGTGGGGGAGACTTTCCACGCCTCGTCGCGCAGCGTCCTCGTGGACGGCTTCACCGACCCCTCCAACAACAAGAACCGCTTCTGCCTCGGCCTGCTGTCCAACGTCAATCGCAACTCCACCATCGAGCACACGCGCAGGCACATCGGCaaag GGCTGCACCTGTACTACGTGGGCGGGGAGGTGTACGCCGAGTGCCTCAGCGACAGCAGCATCTTCGTCCAGAGCCGCAACTGCAACTTCCAGCATGGCTTCCATCCCACCACCGTCTGCAAGATTCCCAGCGGCTGCAGCCTCAAGATATTTAACAACCAGCTGTTCGCCCAGCTCCTCGCCCAGTCCGTCAACCACGGCTTCGAGGTCGTCTACGAGCTCACAAAGATGTGCACCATCCGCATGAGCTTCGTGAAG GGATGGGGTGCCGAATACCACCGTCAAGATGTGaccagcaccccctgctggataGAGGTGCACCTGCACGGCCCCCTGCAGTGGCTGGACAAGGTCCTCACACAGATGGGCTCCCCCCACAATCCCATTTCTTCAGTGTCATAA